Below is a window of Desulfomicrobium macestii DNA.
CCCGAAAGGTCGAAGAGCTGATGCGTTCCTCCCAGCTGCCCGTGGTGCCCAGCGGGGCATCCCTGGGACAGGCCCTTGAGGTGCTCAACGCGGGCCGCCTGGGCTGCGTGTGCGTGCTGGACGCAGGGGGGCATCTGCTGGGCCTTTTGACCGACGGCGATGTGCGCCGCCTCGTCTGCGCGAACCGGCTGGTTCTGGACGCCGTGATCGATTCGGTCATGACCGCGTCGCCCCTGCATGCCACCTGCGGACAAAAAGCCGCCGAAGTCCTCGATATCATGGAGTCCCGGGCCATCACCGTGTTGCCCGTGGTCGCCCCCGACCAGACCCTGGCCGGCATGGTGCACATGCATGACGTGCTGGGGCAGGGCCGGGTCAAGTTTTCGCGTTCCTGAAAAGAGGGCCGCGTCCTTTCACACACATTTTTTCCAAACAAATATGAACGATACATCCATTATACATCCAGATGTCTGCGGCCGCTGCGCTGCCAGAGGCCGGACGTGCTGCACGGTCGCAAGCGGGGACGAGGAATTCTGTTTTCCCATCTCCATCCCTGAAATGAACGCCATCCGTGGCGCCGGGCAGGGCGGGGAAGATTCCTTCGTCCTGGTCGCCAACACACCCGGCTTTGTCGAACAGCTCGATTTTCTCATGCCGGAGCGCGACATCGCGGCCGCATTTCCCAGGCAGGGCTCGCATTGGCGATTGGCCACCACCCCGCAAGGCGAATGCACCTTTCTGGGGCGCGACG
It encodes the following:
- a CDS encoding zinc/iron-chelating domain-containing protein, which translates into the protein MNDTSIIHPDVCGRCAARGRTCCTVASGDEEFCFPISIPEMNAIRGAGQGGEDSFVLVANTPGFVEQLDFLMPERDIAAAFPRQGSHWRLATTPQGECTFLGRDGCVLDRSVRPIYCRLFPLWQFHGQLTWFTAAECLANEECPSLATMIEAMNTSSTEVRALFGEMCSKLGLEPDAKVKS